From Sulfurovum zhangzhouensis, the proteins below share one genomic window:
- a CDS encoding AAA family ATPase, translating to MKSSNISKVVSSLIERKLPVFIWGAPGIGKSSIVKQISEAKDLEFLDLRLSLLDPTDLKGIPFFDAEHQEGVWAKPSFLPKNKDSKGILFLDEINTAPPAVQASAYQLILDRRVGEYELPEGWSIVAAGNRENDRGVVYKMPAPLANRFVHFEMEVDFDDWKAWAYKKGVDASIIAYLAYDKSMLFTFDPQTNEKSFATPRSWEYVDNIIKSGIENDLILDSISGAVGREAAIGYVSFKKVMQELPDLSMILDGSLTQLEEDGHKVLMALTIGLVNALRENQSDEAITNVLDFSMNLPGEFAIMLVKDMQFNGLDVEGSDAWSDWVSKYAYLLA from the coding sequence ATGAAATCATCCAATATTTCAAAAGTCGTCAGCAGTCTGATTGAGCGTAAACTTCCTGTATTTATCTGGGGAGCACCGGGGATAGGTAAGTCCTCTATCGTCAAACAGATCTCAGAAGCAAAGGATCTGGAGTTTTTAGACCTGCGTCTGAGTCTTCTTGACCCGACAGACCTTAAAGGGATACCGTTTTTTGATGCTGAACATCAAGAGGGTGTTTGGGCAAAGCCTAGCTTCCTTCCAAAAAATAAAGACTCAAAAGGGATACTCTTTTTAGATGAGATCAATACGGCACCGCCTGCTGTACAAGCATCAGCCTATCAGTTGATCCTTGATAGACGGGTAGGGGAGTATGAGTTGCCTGAAGGGTGGAGTATCGTTGCTGCCGGTAACCGTGAAAATGATAGGGGTGTTGTCTATAAAATGCCGGCTCCGCTTGCCAACCGTTTTGTTCACTTTGAGATGGAAGTTGATTTTGATGACTGGAAAGCTTGGGCATATAAGAAAGGTGTGGATGCATCGATCATAGCATATCTGGCTTATGACAAGTCTATGCTTTTTACGTTTGATCCTCAAACGAATGAGAAAAGCTTTGCGACGCCAAGGTCTTGGGAGTACGTTGACAATATCATCAAATCAGGTATTGAAAACGATTTGATATTAGATAGTATTAGCGGTGCAGTAGGGCGTGAAGCAGCTATCGGATATGTGTCCTTCAAAAAGGTGATGCAGGAGCTTCCGGATCTTTCAATGATATTAGATGGCTCACTGACCCAGTTAGAAGAAGATGGTCATAAAGTATTGATGGCACTCACAATCGGTTTGGTCAATGCACTGAGAGAGAACCAAAGTGACGAGGCGATCACCAATGTGTTGGATTTCTCTATGAATCTTCCAGGCGAGTTTGCTATCATGTTGGTTAAGGATATGCAG